Proteins encoded by one window of Flavobacterium sp. N502540:
- a CDS encoding DUF6268 family outer membrane beta-barrel protein: MKKVLSFVLVTLFFCFPNKFYAQLITDGAGMSITVHGRTNFKNLSTVDLYYGNKFKYNTYDFWLPIPPFKIGKTRILGTVNYRVLDFTFDRDIEISPNYITKINEIKPTIVVRHPIGKRWAAFGVFIPTIASDFKNSFSMNDMVFDGIFGVSRKFGEKSNLEIGIGPHVMYAFGKFLITPAVSLDYKSNNGKWLAQIYWPRVNVFRNLGNNTQVGLAGSIDWTLHNLQNYKNDQGEEIDYAQFSAIHGGLQINQRLFDGFWLQLQGGLGFANKYTLYNSNNDTISNYKAKETPYVKMMLSYRFGK; encoded by the coding sequence TTGAAAAAAGTACTGTCATTCGTTTTAGTAACCTTGTTTTTTTGTTTTCCAAATAAGTTTTATGCTCAATTAATTACAGATGGTGCCGGGATGAGCATTACTGTGCATGGGAGAACTAACTTTAAGAATTTGTCAACTGTAGATCTGTACTATGGGAATAAATTCAAATATAATACTTACGATTTTTGGTTGCCAATACCACCTTTTAAAATTGGAAAAACACGTATTCTTGGAACGGTCAACTACCGTGTTTTAGACTTTACATTTGATAGAGATATTGAAATTAGTCCGAATTACATCACGAAGATAAACGAAATCAAACCTACCATTGTGGTGCGACATCCTATAGGAAAAAGATGGGCTGCTTTTGGAGTCTTTATACCTACAATTGCTTCTGACTTTAAAAATTCGTTTTCGATGAATGATATGGTTTTCGATGGCATTTTTGGAGTTTCGAGAAAGTTTGGAGAAAAGTCAAATCTCGAAATCGGAATTGGCCCTCATGTTATGTATGCTTTTGGCAAGTTTTTAATAACACCTGCCGTATCTCTGGACTATAAGAGCAATAATGGTAAGTGGCTTGCTCAAATATACTGGCCAAGGGTAAATGTTTTTAGAAATCTGGGTAATAATACTCAAGTTGGTCTGGCCGGCTCGATTGACTGGACGCTTCACAATTTACAAAACTACAAGAATGATCAGGGAGAAGAGATCGATTATGCTCAGTTTTCGGCAATTCATGGCGGTCTGCAAATTAATCAACGTCTTTTTGATGGCTTTTGGTTACAACTCCAGGGAGGTTTAGGATTTGCCAACAAATACACACTTTATAATTCTAATAATGACACCATTAGCAATTATAAAGCAAAAGAAACGC
- a CDS encoding helix-turn-helix domain-containing protein produces MSKSIKIISSEEFPKQFMSDASLDFDFLKSPLQIYDLNTTTEYIQIPTPLFRPDYNFMVHVTRGYAKQQVDKEVISINENDVLFVKQGHITAMKEIDQMITGHFILFEESVLNHILSKQELIQIFAANSVLKLPKETSIWLNSLFGLLSQEFRNENSNIEICYSLMQAAFQKILFSNKELNKTIHRNNEITFSFKELVYKYHAENKSVTFYADKLKISVNYLNRCIKQTTGIAPKEWINNVSILQSQILLQDLTKDISEIAFALNYEDPSYFGRLFKKITGTTPSQYRNSLKQDLSE; encoded by the coding sequence ATGAGTAAGAGTATTAAAATTATTTCATCAGAAGAATTTCCAAAGCAATTTATGTCTGATGCTTCTCTCGACTTTGATTTCTTAAAATCTCCCTTACAGATATATGATTTAAATACTACAACCGAGTATATCCAGATTCCGACCCCGCTTTTTAGGCCTGATTATAATTTTATGGTTCATGTTACCAGAGGTTATGCCAAACAGCAAGTCGACAAAGAAGTGATATCCATAAATGAAAATGATGTTTTGTTTGTAAAACAGGGACATATTACCGCAATGAAAGAAATTGATCAGATGATAACGGGACATTTTATTTTATTTGAGGAGAGTGTTCTGAATCATATTTTGTCGAAACAGGAGCTAATACAGATTTTTGCCGCCAATTCAGTTCTTAAATTGCCTAAAGAGACCAGTATATGGCTTAATTCTTTGTTTGGTTTATTAAGTCAGGAATTTCGTAATGAAAATTCCAATATTGAAATTTGTTATTCGCTCATGCAGGCGGCTTTCCAGAAAATTCTTTTTTCAAATAAGGAACTGAATAAAACAATACATCGCAACAATGAGATCACTTTTTCTTTTAAAGAGCTGGTTTATAAATATCATGCAGAGAATAAGTCAGTGACCTTTTATGCCGATAAATTAAAAATTTCTGTAAATTATCTCAATAGATGTATCAAGCAAACCACCGGAATAGCTCCAAAAGAATGGATAAACAATGTTAGTATTCTGCAAAGTCAGATACTTTTGCAAGATTTGACTAAAGATATTTCAGAAATTGCTTTTGCCTTGAATTACGAAGATCCTTCTTATTTTGGACGCCTTTTCAAAAAAATAACAGGTACAACTCCTTCTCAGTACCGAAATTCATTAAAGCAAGATTTGTCCGAGTAA
- a CDS encoding chromate resistance protein, whose protein sequence is MKWITRERPKIDRIACPWLIRNFVDPEAEFIYVPFDQVLDKAKELNAVPFDIPNVEFTHYQEQCTFDYIVKKYKIEDPAISIMAGIVRGADTDRHEIAKESAGLWAVSAGLSHNITDDYKLLETGMVLYDALYSWASHLYK, encoded by the coding sequence ATGAAATGGATCACCAGAGAAAGGCCAAAAATAGACCGAATTGCATGCCCATGGCTTATTAGAAATTTTGTGGATCCTGAGGCTGAATTTATTTACGTCCCTTTTGATCAGGTTCTGGACAAAGCAAAAGAATTAAATGCTGTTCCTTTTGATATCCCAAATGTTGAATTCACACATTATCAGGAGCAGTGCACTTTCGATTATATTGTAAAAAAATATAAAATTGAGGATCCCGCTATTTCCATCATGGCAGGAATTGTACGCGGGGCTGATACCGATCGTCATGAAATTGCAAAAGAATCTGCCGGACTCTGGGCGGTGTCTGCCGGGCTTTCGCATAATATTACCGATGATTATAAACTCCTTGAAACCGGAATGGTGCTCTATGACGCACTTTACAGCTGGGCCTCACATCTATACAAATAA
- a CDS encoding helix-turn-helix domain-containing protein, giving the protein MNPSYLSREFSKYFEDLNFGDYVRKQRIEKAVNLIENTTYTLTEIAYRTGFSDQSHFTRIFKLQTGKNPSAYRKKIQKK; this is encoded by the coding sequence TTGAACCCATCCTACCTGTCGAGAGAATTTTCTAAATATTTTGAAGATTTAAATTTCGGGGACTATGTGAGAAAACAAAGGATTGAAAAAGCGGTAAATCTTATTGAGAACACCACCTATACTTTGACGGAGATTGCCTATAGAACCGGATTTTCGGACCAGAGCCATTTTACAAGAATTTTTAAACTTCAAACCGGAAAGAATCCGTCGGCATACAGAAAAAAAATCCAGAAAAAGTAA